In Paramormyrops kingsleyae isolate MSU_618 chromosome 5, PKINGS_0.4, whole genome shotgun sequence, one DNA window encodes the following:
- the LOC111842484 gene encoding heparan sulfate glucosamine 3-O-sulfotransferase 6-like: MGCSIWRIRHNFGHLKAQSKVSFFFTMIIIFTYLFYCLTGICDPLPRLVNERQTLTSANKHNALGSFRDRLDSPTSSPQHQPSAQSHQNRTSTGLPEEKKRTIPYEGGKALPPMPYAVKAREDGVDGISVFNNFGTKKFPQAIIIGVKKGGTRALLEFLRIHPDVRAVGTEPHFFDRFYERGLQWYRNLMPRTLDGQITMEKTPSYFVTKEAPGRVFTMSRSTKLIVVVRDPVTRAISDYTQTLSKNPGLPTFQDLAFKNFSSGLIDTSWSAVRIGIYAKHLENWLQYFPLSSLLFVSGERLVTDPAGEIGRVQDFLDLKRVISDKHFYFNQTKGFPCLKKPEGSSHPRCLGKSKGRPHPHIPEEVLLRLRDFYRPFNLKFYQMTGQDFGWD, translated from the exons ATGGGATGTAGCATATGGAGAATTCGGCACAACTTCGGACATTTGAAGGCGCAATCTAAAGTGTCTTTTTTCTTTACCATGAtcattatttttacttatttattttattgtctcACTGGAATCTGCGACCCACTACCGAGGCTAGTAAACGAGCGTCAAACTTTAACCAGCGCAAACAAACACAATGCGCTGGGAAGCTTTCGGGACAGACTGGACTCTCCTACATCTTCACCTCAGCACCAGCCCAGCGCACAGAGTCACCAGAACCGAACTTCTACAGGACTTccagaggagaagaagaggacCATACCGTACGAGGGAGGGAAGGCGCTGCCACCCATGCCCTATGCTGTCAAGGCACGGGAAGACGGCGTCGACGGCATATCTGTGTTCAATAACTTCGGCACCAAAAAGTTTCCACAAGCGATTATCATTGGCGTGAAGAAAGGGGGAACGAGAGCGCTGCTTGAGTTTCTTCGGATTCATCCTGATGTTAGAGCTGTCGGTACGGAGCCGCACTTTTTTGACAGGTTTTACGAGAGAGGACTGCAATGGTACAG AAACCTTATGCCCCGGACCCTCGATGGACAGATCACTATGGAGAAGACGCCCAGTTACTTTGTGACCAAAGAAGCTCCAGGCCGGGTTTTCACCATGAGCCGCAGCACCAAACTCATCGTGGTCGTGCGTGACCCCGTCACCAGGGCGATATCTGACTACACTCAGACCCTTTCCAAAAACCCGGGGCTGCCCACCTTCCAGGATCTCGCCTTCAAGAACTTCAGCAGTGGGCTGATCGATACCTCCTGGAGCGCCGTCCGCATCGGAATATACGCCAAGCACTTGGAGAACTGGCTCCAGTATTTCCCGCTCTCCAGTCTCTTGTTTGTCagtggcgagcgcctggtgacGGACCCGGCCGGGGAGATTGGCCGGGTGCAGGACTTCCTGGACTTGAAGCGTGTCATCAGTGACAAACACTTCTACTTCAACCAGACCAAGGGCTTCCCCTGTCTGAAGAAACCAGAGGGCAGCAGCCACCCCCGTTGTCTGGGGAAGTCCAAAGGACGGCCCCATCCGCACATTCCTGAGGAGGTGCTACTGAGGCTCAGAGACTTCTACAGACCTTTCAACCTCAAGTTCTACCAAATGACCGGCCAGGACTTTGGCTGGGATTGA